The following DNA comes from Grus americana isolate bGruAme1 chromosome 13, bGruAme1.mat, whole genome shotgun sequence.
tccctggggacggggctgccggggctggaGGCGTGGGGAGGGGAGACGGGTGGGAGCTGTGGCTCCTGTGGGCGCAGGGCTGTGGCGGGGCGGCTGCGGGGTGTCTCAGCCATGATGGTTTGGTGGCCGTGATGGTGCGGTGGCCGTGGTGGTGTCCCGGCCATGACGGTGCGGTGGCCGTGATGGTGTGGTGGCTGTGGCGGTGTCCCAGCCGTGATGGTGTGGTGGCCGTGGCGGTGTGCGGTGCAGGTACCTGATCGGGGAGGAGGGGTACTGCCTGACGTCCCTGCAGAGCGCCCTGTCCTACGTGGAGTCCCTGCAGTGAGGAGGCGGCACCGGGGGGACCCTCTCCCCGCCCCCCGCAGGCAGGTGCTGCGCCCCATCCTgggccctgggctggggggtcccCGTGGGGTGGCACCGGCCGAGCCCCCGCCCCGAGCTGCCCCAGGgactgtgctggggggggggcatgtgCGTGCCTCGTGTGTGTGTGCCCCCCTGTATGTGTGTGCCCCCATGTGTGTGTGCCGTGTGTGTGTGCCCCCGTGTGCGTGCCTCGTGTGCGTGTGCCCCCCTGTATGTGTGTGCCCCCGTGTGTGCCCCCATGTGTGTGTGCCGTGTGTGTGTGCCCCCCGTGTGTGCCCTGTGTGTGCCCCCCACGTGtcccgtgtgtgtgtgtgccatGTGTATGTCGTGTGTGTGTGCCCCGTGTGTGTGTGCCCCGTGTGTGTGTGccccgtgtgtgtgtgcgcgcccCTCGTTTGTCCCCCGTGtcgtcccccccgcccccccggggcGCCGCTGTTGCTCCCGTCCTCCAGGGGGCGCTGTCGGCGCGGGATTAGCCCCGCCCCTGGGAGGGCGGAGCTTCGAGTAGACCCCGCCCCTTTCGGTGACGTCAGCCCGCGGTGGGCGTGGCGCGGGAAGCGGAAGGGGAcccgcggggggcggggggggggggcaccgggaggCACCGGGCTGGGGCGGGAGCTGGGTGTCGGTGTTGGGTGCCGAGGCCTTGGCGGGGGGGCGGGGTCTGGGGGCCGGGGTTGGGGGTTCACCCTGCTGCACCCCCAGGATGTGCGCGGGCTCGGCGCTGCGGCAGGAGTACGGGCAGGAGTACGGGCAGGAGTACCGGCAGGAGTACCGGCGCTGCCTGGAGCGGGAGTTCCGTCGAGGCCGCGCCGGGGCCTGCTCCGACCCCTCCTTCGGGGAGCGGCTGCGGCAGCGGCTGCGGTTGGAGCCGGCGCTGCTGGGGGCCCTGCAGGAGGACGGCCCCGGGCTGCTGAGCCGCGGGCTGCGGGGCCGCCCCGACCCGGGGCCGGCGCTGCGGGGCCTGGCCAGCGCCTTccggctgctggagctggcggCCGTCAACCTCTACCTCTTCCCCTGGCGGAAGGAGTTCGGCACCGTCCAGGTGGGGACCCGCGGCCCGGGACGcgcctggggcgggggggggcgggtggtGCCGGGTGTCTCCAGCTGTGCCCCCCGTTCTCGTTGCAGACCTTCTCTGGTGCGTACGTGCACTTGCTGCGCCCGGCACTCCCCGAAGCCGACTTGGTGAGGATCTTCAGCCGGCTGGGCTACGAACGGCGTGACCGGCACTGCCTGGCCATCTCCCGACCGCCCCCGGGGCCCGAGctggccgccgccgcctgcgGCTTCTTCGCCTGCCGGCTGGAGTGCGAGATCCTGGCGGAGGTGATGCTGCGGCTGCAGCCGCGCCAGCTGCGTGCCGAGGACCTGCTGGAGGCACGTTGGCTGGCCGGGGACGCGGACACCTGCGCGGAGATCCTGCAGCAGCGGGGGACGCAGCGTGAGGCAGCTGCCAACTGTGGTGACACCGTGGATCTCTACCAGGAGATGCTGGCCGGTTCTGAGGACCCAGGGGGAGAGGACGCAGCCCGCGCAGCGCTGTGGAGGGACCCTGGCAGCCCACGGGGCGCTCAGGACGTGCCCGGGAGGGGCTGGGACCGCTGCGGAGATGGCGAGCTTGGGCAGGAGCCAATGCCCTCCACAGGCACCCCTGACCCGgacacctcttcctcctcttgcctcttcctggagcaggagctCGGTGGGGCCAGCAGCCCGCTCTCCGCCCTGGCCACAGGTAGCATAAGCCCCCCGGTACCAGTGGAGCCCCAGGATTTGGCCCCCCCAGTCCTCCAGGAAGCCCCCGAGCTGCCCTGCTACCAGCTGCACTCCTGCCTGCGCCGGGGCACGCTGCCCTCCTACTGCTGCACcacctgccagcagctccaCGCCGGCGCCTGCGTGGTCGGGCAGGCCTGCCGCACCCGCCACAGCGGACAGGAGCTGCGCAGCGAGAGGCAGCGGCGGCTCTGGCTGCAGCGGACGGAGGTGGACATGCTGCTGGCCGATGGCTCCGGGCCCTGGGCCTAGCGGggtcctcctgctgctggctgtgcccgtccccccactgcagctggaaggggatggggacagccaCCGCTCGGCCCCGGGGACACCGAACTCGCCCCGCGGGGCCTGTGCCACGCTCCGCTTCGTCCCTGGGGCGGTAGGAGCCTGCTGGGCTCCGGCCaacagcccctgctccagccccggcGCTCCCCCTGTAAACAGTTCGGTTCTCTCAGTAAAGCGTGGCTGCTTGGCACCGTGGTggtctcctcctgccctgctggggcggtgtggggagcagtgggaagggaagggacagggCCCGCGGTGCTGTCCCACGCCACGTCGCTCTGTGGGAGCAGCTCTCTCctcccaggagcagggctgggctccaCTACAGTGAGTTTGGGAAGCAGAGCCTGGGGTGTGCTCAGCTGTGGGTGTGCGGCACAAGGGAAGCAGagcggggctgcagggctgcagctcctcccgGCGCGGCTGGAGCCAAGGGACGAGGTGATTCACTGCTGGCAGGTGATTTATTGACAGCAAAGTCGGGGTGACCCCGCGCAGCCAGCACCGGCCGAGGGCCCCGTGGGACAGGGCTGGCCCCGCCAGCaccccagctgctccctgctgaGCCCGGGGgccctgcctctcctctctcccacccCGCGGAggagcaggcacagggctgAAACGTGCCTGTGGCTCCCGGGGCTGCCCTCGCCCAGCCCCGCACTGgagcctgcccagctctggggcagaAGATGCACGCGGGGGGTGGGTCACAGCGCTCCCCCGCCACAGCCAGGCCGTCCCTGCGCCAGCGCCAGGAGGGGACGTGAATTTGGGAGCCGTCCTGGGAGGGGATGGAGCCCTGCGGTGCTGGTGCTGTCCCACCAACGAAAGCCATCCCGGCTGGCGAGCGCTGTGCCTCCCACGGGCCAGGGCTCAGGGCTTGCCGCGCTTCGCCTGGCTCTCTGTCCCCGCGCCGGCAGCGGCCGCCCGCTTGTTGCGGTGGTGGGGGAAGGTGGGCATGAGCTCCGGCTCGCAGGCTGCGGGGCAGAGAACGGCGTCAGTGGGGCCCAGAGCGCAGCGGCCCTGCCCTGCGGGGGGGTTTACTTACGCAGGGGCTTCTCCTTGAAATAGGAGCTCTCCAAGCAGTCCTTTGCCGTTGCCCTGTGGGGACAAGGGGACGTGGCGGGGACCCCCCAAAGGCACTGACCTGCCCCCGGCTCTGGGGACAGCCCTGCCACGAGGGTGGCGTGACGCAGGCaggcttcctcctcccctgcctgcccccaggTCCTGCCCACGCAGAGCTGCCGACGGCTCTTACCGCTTCTTGGGATCGTACATGAAGAGGAAGTtgagcagccgcagcccggcctCTGACAGCCAGGGGAACTTGTGCTTGAGGTTGTTGTAGGGCTGCTTCCGCAGGGTGTACTGACTCACCAGGGGCAGCTTGGAGAAACCCTGAGGGGGACGGAGCgtcaggaggaggcagggagcgcaggcagggcaggcagcaaacGGGGGACCGCTCTCACCGGCCAGATGTTTTCATTGGGCGTCCCCAGGAGCTGCACGATCAGGTCGATCTGGTGGATCTCGGAGGTGCCCGGCAGCAGCGGCTTGTGGGCCAGCAGCTCGGCGAGGATGCAGCCCGCGGCCCTGTGGAGCAGGTGACGTGTGGGGTCAGCGGGGGCAGGAGAAGCCCCTCGGTGGACCCCCCCCCTGCGGGTCTGCAACCCCCCCaggccccctcctgccctccccttaCCACATATCGATGCCGGTGGTCTGGGTCGtcatccccagcagcagctcggGCGCTCGGTACCTGCGCAGGGGACAGCACCATCTCAGGGGAACCACGGCGGAGCCAGTGCTAAGGGAGCCCCCGCCACGGGGAGGACTCGCCAGCGCAGCCCCCCACACTGACTGCTCACCAGAGTGTGACGACTTTGGGGGTCATCGGCTTCGGTGGCATCCCGTAGGTGCGTGCCAGTCCGAAATCGGCTGCAACAGAGACTTGAGgtcaggagagagaaaagctgctCGCTCCAACCACGTCGCAGAATGGAGGGAGAGCTGTGGGCGCAGCTGCGGCAGCTGCCAGGGGCTCACCTATCTTCACACAGCCTTTGTCAGTCATGAGCAGGTTGGACACCTTCAGGTCCCTGCCGGGGAGCAGAACGGCTGGTCAGCACCGTCCGTCAGGGCTCAGAacggtttgggtgggcagggacctcccagcccacccagtgccacccctgccatgggcagggacaccctccactagcccaggttgcccaaagccccatccaacctggccttgaaccctgccagggagccaggggcagccacagcttctctgggcaccctgtgccagggcctcagcaccctcacagggaaggatttctgcctcacatcccatctccatctgccctcctgcagcttcaggccattccccttggcctgtcactccctgcccttggcaccagcccctctccagctttcctggagcccctgcaggtACCTGTGCTTCCCCAGGGCTCACATACAGCTGCAGAGCCCCGGAGCTGAGCCAacccaaagaaaaccaaatcttGTCATCTGgtggcctccctgccctgccagcgtGCCCACACGGAGCCACCGATTCACCCCCAGCTACTCCACACAGTGCTCCTGGCTCACAGGACACGGGAGGTGAAGAATCGCACCGTGGTTTGAGGATCCCTTCTCCCTGAGCCCCCTTTCCCGCCACGTCCATCCTGCTGCTCCCACCTGTGGATGATGTAGTTCTCGTGAAGGTACTGCAGGCCCTTGAGGACTTGCAGGATGATGCACTTGACCTAGAGACAAAGGACAGGAACACCGACCTCTGTGAGAGCAGCATCCACCAGGCAAACCCCCGTAGGTTAAGCCCACTCAGGTGCCCTGCAGTCTGGACGCCTGTCACCGCTCTGTAGCGTGTCAGACCCCGTGTCCTCCCCAGGTAGCTCACAGGCTGTCTAGGGACATGTTTTCTCCCAGCTCTCTTTTCCTGCCAGTTTGTTCCAGCCCAAAAATCAGCCTGGAAAGCCCCTGGAGCATTCTGTGGGAGCCAGCTAAGCCCGTGCTCCCCACGCAGCCCAGGAATCCCGGCTCAGCCCGCACTCCCCAGCACAAGGTCCAGGGATCACAAAGCCTGGGGAGTCCACGCTGGTGGCCAGTGTGGTGGCAGCACCCTCTCAGGGGTGATGTACCTAAAGCTTAGCCCAACTTTTACCTGAGCTTCTGAAAAAGGCGTCTGCATGTTCTCGAGAAGGCTGGCGAGGTCCTGCTCGCAGTATCCCATCACCAGGAAAATGCTGTTGTAGACAAGACAGAGTCAGGAGCCTCCCCGTGATACCTCTGCGGTGTCCCAGCGCAGGTCCGTACCACTAGAGGTGGCTCAGGGCACGgtggagaggcagggagggcaggagacGATGAGAGGGTAGAGCGGGGACTCTCACCTCTCCAGATGGTTCCCTACAACCACCTCCTTCAGCTCCACAATGTTGGGGTGGCgaagctgcaggagcagggtgaTCTCCCGCAGGCTGCTGATGGGCATTCCTGCGGAGAGCAACAGCCGCGGCTGCATGACTGCCAGGAGCCAGGGACGCTCCCACCCACCACAGGAGCTGCCCCGGCCACAGCTGCCCCGCTCCTCCGTTACCATCTTTCTCGTTGTCCATCCGCACCTTCTTCAGTGCCACCGTCTCATCTGTCAGGGTGTCCCGGGCCCGGTCTGCAAGAGCAGCACAGGCCACGCGCTCAGCACCAGAAGACAAACAACTGGTTTTGTGGTGAGCCAGCGGGACCCCTGCGCTGACGAGCCTCCTCTCAGCCCCAGTTCCCCCCACCGACATCTCCCAGCCCAACGCGCTCCCGCTGCCAAGATGCGGGCAGAtgggctgcagcccctcctTCCGCCCGGGGCCTGGCTCTGACCCAGGCTCAGAGAGGGCAGCTGGCGCCGCACTTACACACAATGCCGTAAGTGCCCTCTCCGATCCGATTCAGCTTCTCGAACTCCTTCACGCTCCGGCATCTTCCCAGCTGGAACCAAAGAGCCATGTCACAGGCGAGCGCTAGTtctggggcagccctggctggttTCTCACCAGCCTTCCCAGGGACACACGACCTCTGCGGCAGACTAACACCTTAAGCTACACCCCTACCTCCCACCGGGCAGACCGCGGTGCTGCTCCGGTACTTACAGAGCAAACCAGCGTTTCAGGAGCACAGTGGGGACATCGGCTGAGGCAGCAGCTAGGACAGAGGTGGCTTCTCtggcccctccagccccccgcCCGGGGCCAGCATGCCGTCCCTGTCACGGTCCCCACCAGTCGCCACTGAGGAGCCTCCCTGTCCCGCAggctgcccagctccctccctgctcccggcccgccccgccaAGGGGGGAACCTGCGTGTCCGCCGGCCCAGGGCagccgccccccctcagcaggcCCCGGGCCCACACACAAACCGGAGGCCTGAGGGCTCTGGGACTCTCTTTCCCCCGCCTCGACACCTCCCGAAGCCCAGGAACCCCGCTCCGCTCACCCACAGGGCCCCGGCCCCTCACCCGGTCGGCCGCCGGCACCTCGAAGAAGCCCTCGCCCCGCAGCCGCCGCAGCCGCAGCGGCTCCAGCTCCCCCTCGGCAGAGCCCCCCTCCGCCATGTCGGCCCCGCGCATGCGCTGTGACGCCGCACGCAGCCGGCCCCGCCCTCCGCTCATGCGCAGTACCGCCCGCCCACCGCGGAGACCACTCGTacgcatgcgcagtgcagcaCTCACGTCTCCTACGCATGCGCCGTGACACCTGCCCCGCAGACCCCGCCCACCGCGCTGCCCCCCGGCAACGGTTGCTAAGCACGGTTTGGGGCTGAAGAGGCGGGGCCCTATAGCAGCCTTGCCCCTGTATGGCCCCGCCCCATATGGCCCCGCCCCCTGTGTGGCCCCGCCCCGTGTGACCCTGGCTCTTGATGTGACCCCGCCCCCAGCGTCTGATCCCGCCCCCTCGGGTGTTTGACCCCGCCTCCCGTCCCCACCACGTGACCTCGCCGCCCGGGCAGGCGGCGTTCTCGCGAGAATCTCCGCGCGCACCCCGGAAGTGGCGGCAGTAGAACCCGGAagcggcggcggggcaggaTGGACGGTAAGGGTGGGGGTACGGTAAACCGGGTTCCGCCGCGATGGGGCCGGGGTTGGGGCTGGGAACGTGTGGAGGTGGGGCTTGTCCTGCTGGGCGGGGCTGGGGCACGCTGGGACCGGCGATCGGGACCGGAGGCCGGCCCCGGCCTCCGGTCCCGATCGCCGGTCCCCGGTGCGCCGTCCCTGAGGCTgtgctctccttcctttccagaCACGCTTTTCCAGCTGAAGGTGAGGGCTGCGGCGGGCCCTCCGCCTCCTTTCCGTCACGTATCGCCGCGGTCCGTCCCGGAGGGTCCGGTGATGGCGTCCACCTCTCCGGGAGAGGCCCCGGGACCGTTCCGCCCGCTGACTCACGCCTCGTCGGGGCTTCTTCCTGCTGCGGCCCCGTTACAGAAGGAAGGCCCTGGCCTGTAGAGATCCGCCTTCCAGCAGGCGTGGGGGGGCCGCGGGAGTCCCGCCGATGCCGGCGGCTGCGGGAAGAGGGAGCCCTTTAGTCGGGTTTGTCCTCCGGGGCTGCCGTTCCCCGCCGAACGAGGGGAAAATGGATTTCTCGGTTTGCCGGGTGCTCAGGGAGCCTCCGGTCctcggcgggggcgggggggggagggctgtGTCCATCTCCCCAAACCGTGGCCAGAGGGTCGAGGGCTCCGCTCATCCCACGTCCCCGGTGCTGCGCCGCCGTATCCTGGCACTGACTTGTTGCTTTCTCCGCAGttcacagcaaagcagctggagaAGCTTGCcaaaaaagctgagaaagatTCCAAGGCCGAGCAAGCCAAAGTTAAAAAGGTGGGTGGGAGCTCACCCTGCGTGCAGAGCTGCCGGGCCGGTGCTGCCAGCCCTCGGTGCTGTGCCGGGTGGCTGGAGATCCTGCCGTGTCCCGTGAAGGGACTGGGGAAAGGGGCAGGGTCCCGTCGCCAGCCCTCGCTGCGTGTGCCAGCTCAGTCTCCGAGTGTTTTGAGTCCCACCCTCAGCTCCCGAATCAGCCGGATGCATGTGGTGCATTCCTGCAACGCTGGAAGGGATTTATTTCCCGTTCAAGGGCATGCTCGGTGTTTTGGGGGTCACGGGAAAGCTGTTTCCTGCTGGAAACCTGCTGGGCAGAAGTGGAGCATGCTTGTGTGTAAACCTGCGGTGGGTTCTCTGTGCAAGCGCTGCCCTTTGCCTCTCCAGGCCCTTCAGCAGAAGAACGTGGAGTGCGCCCGCGTCTATGCGGAGAATGCCATCCGCAAGAAGAACGAGGGGCTTAACTGGCTCCGCATGTCTTCCCGGGTGGACGCGGTGGCCTCCAAGGTCCAGACGGCAGTGACGATGAAGGGGGTAAGAGCCTCCGCCCGGGCGTGGGGCTTTGAGGCGGGTCTGTGCCCCACAGAGAGCGAACCTTGCCTCTTCCCCTCTCGCTGCCTCGAGCCTCCTCGGGCTTCCCTGTCCCCGGAAAGCATCCCACCAGGCTTCAGAGTTACCTCGGAGCCCCTTGCTTTGGTGCAGGCTGTGAAAAGTCTGTCTGGGACGGCCCCGCAGCACAGCTGCTTCGCTGGGGGCTCGGATTAAATCCTGAACCCACGGCTGCCAGAGGGAGAGGCTCGTGCCTGGTGCCTCTCGCCCCGTGGTGTGAGGGTGGAGGGCTGGGACCCGGACTGCCAGGAGCGCTGCCCGAGGTCTTCAGGGGCTGCGTGTGGCCGGAGAAACCCACAGAGAGCTGGCTGCAGTGTCTGGCAGCGCCTGTCCTGCCTCGTAGCGCTGCTGGGAGCATCAGAAACGCTGGCTTCTCTCTTGTTGACCTGGGTTTTAGTCTCAGCAGTGACGCACCTTGCGTTTGGGGAGCACCCGTGAAGCAATCTCCTCTTGCAGGTGACGAAAAACATGGCCCAGGTGACCAAGGCCTTGGACAAGGCTCTGAGCTCCATGGACCTGCAGAAGGTGTCTGCCGTGATGGATAAATTTGAGCAGCAGGTTCAGAATTTGGATGTTCATACGTCGGTAAGTGCCAGTGGCCTCTGAGGGGTCTGGGAGAGCCCGGAGCTGTTGGCTTTGGGAGGGGTGGGCTTGTCTCGTTGGGGGAGCGAGCCGGGTCCCGGCTGTAACTGGGGCTTCCGCAGCAGCGCTCTGTTTCCCTTGGGGACTCCGGCTTCCGGTGCGGGAAACCCCCTGAGCTGTTCACACAGTTCTGTTCTCTGCGTTTGGGGGATATGAGAAACGTTGGGGAAGACGCGTCTGTGCTGCCTGAGGGGGGCCAGTGGCAACGCAGGATCTGCAGCCGGTTCTTTGAGGGAAGAAGTCGGGCTGCGCTTTGCCTGTGGGGCAGGGTGACAGGCTGTCGCTGTCGCAGGTCATGGAAGACTCCATGAGC
Coding sequences within:
- the SPATA2L gene encoding spermatogenesis-associated protein 2-like protein — translated: MCAGSALRQEYGQEYGQEYRQEYRRCLEREFRRGRAGACSDPSFGERLRQRLRLEPALLGALQEDGPGLLSRGLRGRPDPGPALRGLASAFRLLELAAVNLYLFPWRKEFGTVQTFSGAYVHLLRPALPEADLVRIFSRLGYERRDRHCLAISRPPPGPELAAAACGFFACRLECEILAEVMLRLQPRQLRAEDLLEARWLAGDADTCAEILQQRGTQREAAANCGDTVDLYQEMLAGSEDPGGEDAARAALWRDPGSPRGAQDVPGRGWDRCGDGELGQEPMPSTGTPDPDTSSSSCLFLEQELGGASSPLSALATGSISPPVPVEPQDLAPPVLQEAPELPCYQLHSCLRRGTLPSYCCTTCQQLHAGACVVGQACRTRHSGQELRSERQRRLWLQRTEVDMLLADGSGPWA
- the CDK10 gene encoding cyclin-dependent kinase 10 isoform X1, with the protein product MRGADMAEGGSAEGELEPLRLRRLRGEGFFEVPAADRLGRCRSVKEFEKLNRIGEGTYGIVYRARDTLTDETVALKKVRMDNEKDGMPISSLREITLLLQLRHPNIVELKEVVVGNHLESIFLVMGYCEQDLASLLENMQTPFSEAQVKCIILQVLKGLQYLHENYIIHRDLKVSNLLMTDKGCVKIADFGLARTYGMPPKPMTPKVVTLWYRAPELLLGMTTQTTGIDMWAAGCILAELLAHKPLLPGTSEIHQIDLIVQLLGTPNENIWPGFSKLPLVSQYTLRKQPYNNLKHKFPWLSEAGLRLLNFLFMYDPKKRATAKDCLESSYFKEKPLPCEPELMPTFPHHRNKRAAAAGAGTESQAKRGKP
- the CDK10 gene encoding cyclin-dependent kinase 10 isoform X2; the encoded protein is MDNEKDGMPISSLREITLLLQLRHPNIVELKEVVVGNHLESIFLVMGYCEQDLASLLENMQTPFSEAQVKCIILQVLKGLQYLHENYIIHRDLKVSNLLMTDKGCVKIADFGLARTYGMPPKPMTPKVVTLWYRAPELLLGMTTQTTGIDMWAAGCILAELLAHKPLLPGTSEIHQIDLIVQLLGTPNENIWPGFSKLPLVSQYTLRKQPYNNLKHKFPWLSEAGLRLLNFLFMYDPKKRATAKDCLESSYFKEKPLPCEPELMPTFPHHRNKRAAAAGAGTESQAKRGKP
- the CHMP1A gene encoding charged multivesicular body protein 1a, whose translation is MDDTLFQLKFTAKQLEKLAKKAEKDSKAEQAKVKKALQQKNVECARVYAENAIRKKNEGLNWLRMSSRVDAVASKVQTAVTMKGVTKNMAQVTKALDKALSSMDLQKVSAVMDKFEQQVQNLDVHTSVMEDSMSSATTLTTPQEQVDSLIVQIAEENGLEIMDQLNQLPEGASAVGESSVRTQEDQLSRRLAALRN